The following proteins are encoded in a genomic region of Pyrinomonadaceae bacterium:
- a CDS encoding M48 family metallopeptidase, translating into MNILSLRLTSVLVSVFAATCLVISPVATAERSSTSATTSAAQYGDPYTNFRNVRYTNAGLLNERDEVKLGTQLHRQATKKFRLTDVGLDRVERVGQRLARASVRPSLLYKFHVIESREINGFALPGGHIYITTGLLKLANDNELASVLGHEVGHIAARHSLKTLKRRQEYNAFAKSVGELTGVAGDIGRDLGVTLTQIFNEGVLTIHSRDEEREADYLGVRTMAKAGFDPQGMVTMFQKLQRVKGQTPDLISSLLSDHPDVQERIDNTRYEIARLRR; encoded by the coding sequence ATGAACATTTTATCCCTTCGCTTAACTTCTGTTCTTGTTTCTGTTTTTGCAGCAACGTGTCTCGTAATATCGCCAGTAGCGACGGCTGAACGCTCGTCAACATCAGCCACAACGTCCGCCGCGCAATACGGCGATCCCTACACCAATTTCCGCAACGTGCGTTATACAAACGCCGGATTGCTGAATGAGCGGGACGAGGTAAAACTCGGCACGCAACTGCATCGACAAGCGACGAAGAAGTTCCGTCTCACGGACGTCGGACTTGATCGCGTCGAAAGGGTTGGCCAGCGGCTCGCGCGTGCCAGTGTGCGGCCGAGCCTGCTTTACAAGTTCCACGTGATCGAGAGCCGTGAAATCAACGGTTTTGCTCTGCCGGGCGGCCACATTTACATCACCACCGGTCTGCTCAAGCTCGCGAACGACAACGAACTCGCTTCGGTGCTGGGACACGAGGTTGGTCACATCGCGGCGCGGCACAGCTTGAAGACTTTGAAGCGACGGCAGGAGTACAACGCGTTCGCGAAATCAGTCGGCGAGCTGACCGGCGTGGCCGGGGACATCGGCAGAGACCTGGGTGTGACCCTCACCCAAATATTCAACGAAGGCGTTCTAACTATTCACTCACGCGACGAAGAACGCGAGGCGGATTATCTCGGCGTGCGCACCATGGCGAAGGCGGGTTTCGATCCGCAGGGCATGGTCACGATGTTTCAGAAGCTGCAACGAGTGAAGGGACAAACGCCGGATCTGATCAGCAGCCTGCTTTCCGACCATCCCGACGTGCAGGAGCGAATCGATAACACTCGTTATGAGATTGCGAGGTTGAGGCGGTAA
- a CDS encoding MBL fold metallo-hydrolase has translation MSSLTFWGAAGTVTGSKYLIESDRGRVLIDSGLFQGGRELRERNWEEPPFNAASLDAVLLTHAHIDHTGYLPRLVRHGFRGPVYCSRGTADLARILLPDSARLQEEEADYRNRHKITKHTPALPLYTEQDAREALKLLEIVPNDGAPVRVAKDIHAEFRIAGHILGSSQVLVKVAHGGEERRVLFSGDLGKYDQPIIRDPEPPPACDYVVVESTYGDRAHAIEHPKDALERIINAAGAHNGPVLIPSFAVGRAQEIVYFIRELENENRIPVLPVCVDSPMADATTRAYAARTEEHDEEYKLALKTDPTPLQTRRMLACKTRDDSKRINSMEGAKVVVAASGMMNGGRVLHHALRILPDPNATVVFVGYQAAGTLGRRVADGEKQVKVLGQWIAVRAQIEKIGGFSAHADWKEVLRWFDGMAAPKKVFLTHGEPDAAAAMGARIRERFGWNTEVPQYGARFELV, from the coding sequence ATGTCATCACTTACATTTTGGGGCGCGGCTGGGACGGTTACCGGCTCGAAATACCTGATCGAATCGGATCGCGGACGCGTGCTGATTGATTCCGGGCTGTTCCAGGGCGGACGCGAGTTGCGGGAACGCAATTGGGAAGAACCTCCTTTCAATGCTGCTTCACTTGACGCGGTGCTGCTGACGCACGCGCACATCGATCACACCGGTTACCTGCCGCGGCTGGTGCGTCACGGTTTTCGTGGACCAGTCTATTGCTCACGCGGAACCGCCGATCTGGCGCGAATACTTTTGCCTGACTCGGCGCGTTTGCAGGAAGAAGAAGCCGACTATCGCAATCGGCACAAGATCACGAAACATACGCCGGCGCTGCCGCTTTACACCGAGCAGGACGCGCGTGAGGCCTTGAAGCTGCTTGAGATCGTGCCGAACGACGGGGCGCCGGTTCGCGTCGCGAAGGATATCCACGCCGAGTTCCGAATCGCCGGTCACATCCTTGGTTCCAGTCAGGTCCTCGTTAAAGTCGCGCACGGAGGGGAGGAGCGTCGCGTGCTTTTCTCCGGCGACCTCGGCAAGTATGACCAGCCGATCATTCGCGATCCTGAGCCGCCCCCGGCTTGTGACTACGTCGTGGTTGAGTCTACTTACGGCGATCGCGCGCACGCTATTGAACATCCGAAGGACGCTCTTGAGCGCATCATCAACGCGGCGGGGGCGCACAACGGGCCGGTGCTCATCCCTTCGTTCGCGGTGGGACGCGCGCAGGAGATCGTTTATTTCATTCGCGAGTTAGAGAACGAAAACCGAATTCCGGTGTTGCCCGTGTGCGTCGACTCGCCGATGGCCGACGCAACCACGCGCGCGTATGCGGCACGCACCGAAGAACACGATGAGGAATACAAGCTCGCATTGAAGACGGATCCGACACCGTTGCAGACTCGCAGGATGCTCGCTTGCAAAACCCGCGATGATTCAAAGCGCATCAACAGCATGGAAGGCGCGAAAGTCGTCGTTGCGGCCTCAGGCATGATGAATGGCGGTCGTGTTTTGCATCATGCGTTGCGGATTTTGCCGGACCCAAATGCGACTGTTGTGTTCGTCGGGTATCAGGCAGCGGGTACTTTGGGACGTCGCGTCGCTGACGGTGAAAAGCAGGTCAAGGTTCTGGGCCAATGGATCGCGGTGCGCGCTCAGATCGAAAAGATCGGAGGCTTTTCAGCGCACGCGGACTGGAAAGAAGTTCTGCGTTGGTTTGACGGTATGGCCGCACCGAAGAAAGTGTTCCTCACACACGGTGAACCGGACGCGGCGGCCGCGATGGGGGCTCGCATTCGCGAACGATTCGGGTGGAACACGGAAGTACCACAGTACGGCGCAAGATTTGAACTCGTGTGA
- the sucD gene encoding succinate--CoA ligase subunit alpha: protein MSVLVDKSTRLVVQGITGKEGTFHTKQMVEYGTNVVAGVTPGKGGTKHEAIPVFNTVADAVKDAGANASVIYVPPAFAADAIMEAADAGIPVVVCITEGIPTLDMVKVREYLRDKQTRLIGPNCPGIISPGKCKIGIMPGHIHREGRVGVVSRSGTLTYEAVGQLTSLGLGQSTAIGIGGDPIVGTTHVDALKLFQEDEETDGIVMIGEIGGTAEEEAAAYTKEHVTKPVVAFIAGQTAPPGRRMGHAGAIIAGGKGTAAEKMAALEDAGIHVVKSPADIGAAMMEALGVSVGF from the coding sequence ATGAGTGTACTCGTCGATAAATCAACGCGCCTGGTCGTGCAAGGCATCACCGGCAAAGAAGGAACGTTCCACACCAAACAGATGGTTGAGTATGGAACTAACGTCGTTGCGGGCGTAACGCCCGGCAAAGGCGGAACGAAGCACGAAGCTATTCCCGTCTTCAACACTGTCGCTGATGCGGTGAAAGATGCCGGCGCGAACGCGTCAGTGATTTACGTTCCGCCCGCGTTCGCGGCGGACGCGATCATGGAAGCCGCCGACGCGGGCATTCCGGTAGTGGTCTGCATTACCGAAGGCATTCCGACGCTCGATATGGTGAAGGTCAGGGAGTACCTGCGCGACAAACAGACGCGACTGATTGGCCCGAACTGTCCGGGGATTATAAGCCCGGGCAAATGCAAAATTGGAATCATGCCGGGTCACATTCATCGTGAAGGACGCGTCGGCGTTGTCTCGCGTTCCGGAACATTGACCTACGAAGCCGTGGGGCAGCTCACTTCGCTCGGTCTGGGACAATCAACGGCCATCGGCATCGGAGGCGATCCGATTGTCGGCACGACACACGTTGATGCTTTGAAGCTTTTTCAGGAAGACGAAGAGACTGACGGCATCGTGATGATTGGGGAGATCGGTGGTACCGCCGAAGAAGAAGCCGCCGCGTACACAAAAGAGCACGTTACGAAACCCGTCGTCGCCTTTATCGCCGGTCAGACCGCGCCGCCGGGACGCCGCATGGGCCACGCGGGCGCAATCATCGCCGGCGGGAAGGGAACCGCGGCTGAAAAAATGGCGGCGCTCGAAGATGCCGGCATTCATGTCGTTAAATCCCCGGCAGACATCGGCGCGGCGATGATGGAAGCGCTCGGAGTCTCGGTTGGTTTCTGA
- the ndk gene encoding nucleoside-diphosphate kinase yields the protein MNNQTFAIIKPDAVAAGNTGKIIDRIIGGGFRIRGMKLIHQTRKQAEGFYEVHRGKPFYDGLTEFMSSGPCVVMVLEKDGAVKAWRDLMGATDPAKADAGTIRKEFGSSVGENATHGSDSDENAAIEIAYFFSRLEIA from the coding sequence ATGAACAATCAAACATTCGCAATCATCAAGCCCGACGCAGTTGCGGCCGGTAACACAGGAAAGATTATCGATCGGATCATCGGCGGTGGCTTTCGTATCCGCGGAATGAAACTGATTCACCAGACGCGCAAACAAGCTGAGGGCTTCTACGAAGTGCATCGCGGCAAGCCGTTCTACGACGGCCTGACGGAATTCATGTCGAGCGGCCCTTGTGTCGTCATGGTTTTGGAGAAGGACGGCGCGGTGAAAGCCTGGCGCGATTTGATGGGCGCTACCGATCCCGCGAAGGCCGATGCTGGAACCATCCGCAAAGAATTCGGATCGTCGGTGGGCGAGAACGCTACCCATGGCTCCGACTCGGACGAGAATGCCGCGATCGAGATTGCCTACTTCTTTAGTCGACTTGAGATTGCTTGA
- a CDS encoding DUF4190 domain-containing protein, whose amino-acid sequence MKRCPNCNRTFDEDWLAYCTDDGGTLIETQSAPLSNEPPPTVFIPPAVNTDPGAPKPFDLPGSYNPPQPVTPAWQPPPPPPMRQGTGQKQGLAVASLILGIASITIGWCCSIGLLSAPVGVVLGIISLVQIKNDPVTNTGKPLSIIGIALSGFYIVIWFLIFMLYGMAIFMGSLNQ is encoded by the coding sequence ATGAAACGCTGCCCAAACTGCAACCGCACATTCGATGAAGATTGGCTGGCCTACTGTACGGACGATGGAGGCACGCTGATTGAGACGCAATCTGCGCCGCTCTCTAACGAGCCGCCGCCGACGGTCTTTATTCCGCCCGCCGTCAATACAGATCCGGGCGCGCCGAAACCGTTTGATTTGCCGGGCAGTTATAACCCTCCGCAACCCGTTACGCCCGCGTGGCAGCCGCCACCGCCGCCGCCCATGCGGCAGGGAACCGGTCAGAAGCAGGGTTTGGCAGTTGCCTCTCTGATTCTGGGGATCGCTAGCATAACCATCGGCTGGTGTTGCAGCATTGGTTTGCTTTCAGCCCCCGTAGGAGTTGTGCTGGGGATTATCTCCCTTGTGCAAATCAAGAACGATCCAGTCACCAACACGGGAAAACCCTTGTCCATTATCGGAATCGCGTTGAGTGGCTTTTACATTGTCATCTGGTTCCTGATTTTCATGCTCTACGGAATGGCAATTTTTATGGGAAGCCTGAACCAATAG
- a CDS encoding DUF4190 domain-containing protein, producing MKRCPTCNLTFEEDWLTFCTQDGTTLVDESADASEPAPAILPPVQPDAPVWSTPTVELPPSSPEWRPPQRPVPEWRPPPPPYVQSQSKSLATASMVLGLLSVTIGWLCMGPMFAVAAIVLGAVSLSQMKKTPDRVGGKPMALIGVVTGGLAIVGIIIFYIFVIIVGTL from the coding sequence ATGAAGCGTTGTCCCACGTGCAATCTAACGTTTGAAGAAGACTGGCTCACCTTCTGCACACAAGATGGCACGACGCTGGTTGACGAGTCCGCCGATGCGAGTGAGCCGGCGCCGGCGATCTTGCCGCCTGTCCAGCCTGACGCGCCGGTGTGGAGCACCCCTACAGTCGAACTGCCTCCGTCTTCTCCAGAATGGCGGCCGCCCCAACGTCCTGTGCCGGAGTGGCGGCCTCCTCCACCGCCCTACGTTCAATCTCAAAGCAAGAGCCTGGCGACAGCGTCAATGGTTCTCGGCCTGCTGAGTGTCACTATTGGTTGGCTATGCATGGGACCGATGTTCGCGGTTGCGGCAATTGTGCTGGGAGCCGTGTCGCTGTCGCAGATGAAGAAGACGCCTGACCGGGTGGGCGGAAAACCGATGGCCTTGATTGGCGTAGTTACTGGAGGCCTGGCTATTGTCGGGATCATTATCTTCTACATCTTTGTAATTATCGTGGGCACTCTGTGA
- a CDS encoding DUF4440 domain-containing protein — MKRCPTCKREFEDSITYCLDDGSPLASQSPPDSDETLVTPSPRGRDIPTTQYGQLGGKATVSGSMADLPGLPAYAATPAKRRVWPWVVAGLAILFLFGIVIAAVIAIPKIVNRPNPSPAVVTESPSSSAPNTRTPSEASSASAAPSDEKAVLSQLTEIEKQWTVANLEADKDTLDQILAEDYRGGNPVHTKQQYLDEIKPDATVKSWEFQDLRLGLNGNRAQLDGYLRQETARGIEVYSFTDEFVWRDGRWQATASRTTRVR, encoded by the coding sequence ATGAAGCGTTGTCCTACATGCAAACGCGAGTTCGAAGATTCGATTACTTACTGCCTGGACGACGGTAGTCCGCTAGCGAGTCAATCGCCGCCGGATTCAGATGAGACATTAGTGACTCCGTCCCCGCGCGGTCGTGACATCCCGACGACTCAGTATGGCCAGCTTGGCGGCAAAGCGACCGTTAGTGGTTCGATGGCGGATTTGCCGGGTTTGCCGGCTTACGCGGCGACGCCTGCGAAGCGTCGCGTGTGGCCCTGGGTCGTGGCGGGGCTCGCGATCCTGTTCCTTTTCGGAATTGTGATCGCGGCGGTCATTGCGATCCCTAAGATCGTCAATAGACCAAATCCGAGTCCCGCCGTGGTGACTGAATCGCCGTCGTCGTCAGCACCCAATACGCGGACGCCTTCGGAAGCCAGCTCGGCCAGCGCAGCACCGTCCGACGAAAAAGCCGTATTGTCACAGTTGACTGAGATCGAGAAGCAGTGGACGGTGGCGAACCTCGAAGCCGACAAAGATACGCTCGATCAGATCCTTGCCGAAGACTACCGCGGGGGTAATCCGGTCCACACGAAGCAGCAGTACCTCGACGAGATTAAGCCGGATGCAACCGTGAAGTCGTGGGAATTCCAGGACCTGCGACTGGGGCTGAACGGGAATCGAGCCCAGCTCGATGGCTACTTACGGCAGGAAACTGCGCGCGGCATCGAAGTCTACAGCTTCACGGACGAGTTCGTTTGGAGGGATGGGCGCTGGCAGGCTACGGCGTCGCGCACCACTCGTGTAAGATAA
- a CDS encoding NADH-quinone oxidoreductase subunit I, with protein sequence MSLITEVIQSTKAIIQGMAVTLSYIPKRKQTVEYPDEPITVQPRYRGQHLLHVDELGREKCVACFLCAAACPSECIYIEADDDPRAAEARIGVDERYAKVYNIDYGRCIFCGFCVEACPKDAITHGYNFELSVYNRADLLKTKDDLLITKQIQSKNYRVAFSDEDVDSEYKVI encoded by the coding sequence ATGTCCTTAATCACGGAAGTAATCCAGTCAACCAAAGCCATCATCCAGGGGATGGCCGTGACGTTGTCCTACATTCCCAAACGAAAACAGACAGTCGAATACCCGGACGAGCCGATCACCGTGCAGCCGCGTTATCGCGGGCAGCACCTCTTGCACGTGGACGAGCTGGGCCGTGAAAAATGCGTCGCCTGTTTTCTGTGCGCCGCGGCCTGCCCGTCCGAATGCATTTACATCGAAGCCGACGACGATCCGCGCGCAGCGGAAGCACGCATCGGCGTCGATGAACGCTACGCCAAGGTTTACAACATCGATTACGGCCGCTGCATCTTTTGCGGTTTCTGCGTTGAGGCGTGTCCGAAGGACGCGATCACGCACGGGTACAATTTCGAACTTTCCGTTTACAACCGCGCCGACCTGCTGAAGACCAAAGACGACCTCCTGATCACCAAGCAGATCCAGTCAAAGAATTATCGCGTGGCCTTTTCTGATGAGGATGTGGATTCGGAGTACAAGGTGATTTGA
- a CDS encoding DUF5939 domain-containing protein has protein sequence MAFKEFHYRWEFDLQSPPEKLWPLVADTNRFNRDTGVPAVKNVGEPGENGRRLRLTSLGIPIEWEEQPFEWVRPHRFGVIRRYSKGPMEELRVRAELAPLSTGTKLVYELWARPKNVLGAIAIPIQIGIISARNFARTFREYDQAAQAARSPAIETTAEVEFTPGGRARLTALAEKLVSEGIDEQIVAVLVDHVASADEFALSRIRPYQLADESGKPRRQMLEACLQATRAGMLDLQWNLICPMCRGGEAKDSLAELTSKVHCGGCNIDFNVNFEQSIELTFRPNPSIRQINVETFCVGGPQVTPHIVAQQILKPQSQRSIDIQLEEGRYRLRTTGLPGWQHISVTDGGLCGTSLRASPEGWTTGEVELSKSCSLELANALDDEQLFVLERTAWSDEAATAAEVTALQTFRDLFAREALRPGEQISVGTLTVLFTDLKNSTQLYREIGDATAFGRVMNHFDVLKKAIADEEGALVKTIGDAVMAVFRRPANALRAMIEAQQRLASPPDGMLPLTLKGGLHTGPCIAVTLNDRLDYFGSTVNLAARLEGQSSGNDVVISNIVYTDPEVGEMLLNPRNQLVAQPLEMQLKGFSEERFELWRVMRGRA, from the coding sequence ATGGCTTTCAAGGAATTTCACTATCGCTGGGAGTTCGACCTCCAGTCACCCCCGGAAAAACTCTGGCCTTTGGTCGCCGACACCAACCGGTTTAATCGCGATACGGGTGTGCCGGCAGTCAAGAATGTCGGAGAGCCAGGCGAGAACGGACGGCGTTTGCGGTTGACCAGCCTGGGAATTCCCATCGAGTGGGAAGAACAACCGTTCGAATGGGTGCGGCCACACCGCTTCGGCGTAATTCGTCGCTACAGCAAAGGGCCGATGGAAGAATTGCGCGTGCGGGCTGAGTTGGCGCCGCTTAGCACTGGCACAAAGTTAGTTTACGAACTCTGGGCCAGGCCGAAGAACGTGCTGGGCGCGATCGCCATACCAATTCAAATTGGAATAATCAGTGCGCGTAACTTCGCGCGCACCTTTCGCGAATATGACCAGGCAGCGCAGGCCGCACGTTCGCCCGCGATTGAAACGACAGCCGAGGTTGAGTTCACTCCCGGCGGACGCGCGCGACTTACCGCGCTCGCCGAGAAACTGGTGAGCGAAGGCATCGACGAACAGATAGTTGCCGTCCTGGTCGATCATGTTGCAAGCGCAGATGAATTCGCGCTCTCACGCATCCGGCCTTATCAACTCGCCGACGAGAGCGGCAAGCCGCGTCGCCAGATGTTGGAAGCGTGTTTGCAAGCCACGCGCGCGGGCATGCTCGATTTGCAATGGAACCTTATCTGCCCAATGTGTCGGGGCGGCGAGGCCAAAGATTCGCTCGCGGAACTCACTTCAAAAGTGCATTGCGGCGGCTGCAACATCGATTTCAATGTGAACTTTGAGCAGTCGATCGAACTGACTTTCCGTCCGAATCCGTCGATCAGGCAAATCAACGTCGAAACATTTTGCGTCGGCGGGCCGCAGGTCACCCCGCACATCGTGGCGCAGCAAATTCTTAAACCGCAGTCGCAGCGCTCGATAGACATTCAGCTCGAGGAGGGCCGCTATCGCCTGCGCACGACCGGCCTGCCGGGTTGGCAGCACATCTCAGTGACGGACGGCGGGTTGTGCGGGACATCGCTGCGCGCGTCGCCGGAAGGTTGGACGACCGGCGAGGTCGAGTTGTCGAAAAGTTGCAGCCTGGAGCTGGCGAACGCTTTGGACGATGAACAGCTGTTCGTGTTGGAGCGGACCGCGTGGTCGGATGAAGCGGCGACGGCTGCTGAGGTGACGGCGCTGCAAACATTTCGCGATCTGTTCGCGCGCGAAGCGCTCCGGCCGGGCGAACAGATTTCAGTTGGAACTCTGACTGTGCTGTTCACCGATCTAAAAAACTCGACTCAATTGTATCGGGAGATTGGTGACGCGACGGCATTCGGCCGTGTGATGAATCACTTCGATGTGCTGAAGAAGGCAATTGCTGACGAGGAGGGCGCCCTCGTCAAAACAATCGGTGATGCCGTGATGGCCGTGTTTCGCCGGCCGGCAAATGCTCTGCGCGCTATGATTGAGGCGCAACAGCGATTGGCGTCGCCGCCGGACGGGATGTTGCCGTTGACGTTGAAGGGCGGGTTGCACACCGGACCCTGCATTGCCGTGACGTTGAACGATCGGCTCGATTATTTTGGTTCCACCGTGAACCTGGCCGCGCGTTTGGAGGGCCAATCGAGTGGTAACGACGTGGTCATCTCGAATATTGTGTACACGGACCCGGAAGTCGGCGAGATGTTGCTCAATCCCAGGAACCAACTAGTCGCGCAGCCCCTCGAAATGCAGTTAAAGGGTTTCTCAGAAGAACGTTTTGAATTGTGGCGAGTCATGCGAGGAAGGGCTTAA
- a CDS encoding ABC transporter ATP-binding protein: MLIETHEVTRLYQMGANEVVALDRVTMGIEEGEFVAIRGTSGSGKSTLLNLLGGLDRPTSGEVLFDSKPLGPLTKKQMARYRRFSVGMIFQNFNLIPTMTAAENVWLALAFGGVRGGERRKRAAELLERVGLADRMSHRPAELSGGEQQRVAIARALANRPRLLLADEPTGNLDSTRAHELLSLLREMVASDRLTVLLVTHDHELASSFADRIVMMKDGKVVE; encoded by the coding sequence ATGCTAATCGAAACTCACGAAGTCACGCGGCTGTATCAGATGGGCGCGAATGAAGTCGTCGCGCTGGATCGCGTGACGATGGGAATTGAGGAAGGCGAGTTCGTGGCCATCCGCGGCACGTCGGGCTCGGGCAAGTCCACGCTGCTGAATTTGCTGGGCGGGCTCGATCGGCCCACGAGCGGCGAGGTCTTGTTCGATTCAAAGCCGCTTGGGCCGCTGACAAAAAAACAGATGGCGCGTTACCGGCGCTTTTCCGTCGGAATGATCTTTCAAAACTTTAATTTGATTCCGACGATGACGGCGGCTGAAAACGTGTGGCTGGCGTTGGCGTTTGGCGGAGTCCGCGGTGGTGAACGACGTAAACGGGCGGCGGAACTGTTGGAACGCGTGGGGCTCGCAGATCGGATGTCGCATCGGCCGGCGGAACTATCAGGCGGCGAACAGCAGCGCGTGGCGATCGCGCGCGCGCTGGCAAATCGTCCACGGCTTCTGCTTGCGGATGAGCCGACCGGAAATTTAGACTCGACACGCGCGCATGAATTGCTTTCTCTCTTGCGTGAAATGGTCGCGAGCGACCGGCTCACGGTTTTGCTCGTTACGCATGATCACGAACTGGCCAGCAGCTTTGCCGATCGAATAGTCATGATGAAGGACGGGAAGGTAGTTGAATAG
- a CDS encoding DUF1003 domain-containing protein, producing MPTATPQPMTVEAIRSVTLFASLHDEEAAELVTLLQSRPVTAGTILFHAGENGDAMYLIQSGRVRIAVDDAEGQQIVLAELAQGDFFGEMSLIDGKQRSADAHVIEDAQLSVLSRENFLRYINTHPGVALEMLSAVFQRLRHTDRMLQQRVSRNVNEEQAKRMTLADRAADLLAEFGGSWKFIGVSLFLIIFWIALNSYFLIRGFDAKPYAMLNLVLAVIAGLQAPIIMMSQNRQGSKDRLRADLDYQVNLKNELALSEVLRRLDVLESERLPLLFAEQNERLGEVKTASVKSTNAG from the coding sequence ATGCCAACAGCCACCCCTCAACCAATGACCGTCGAAGCCATCCGTTCGGTGACGCTGTTTGCGTCGCTGCATGACGAAGAGGCCGCGGAATTGGTGACCCTGCTTCAGAGCCGCCCGGTTACAGCCGGTACGATTCTGTTTCACGCAGGTGAAAACGGCGATGCGATGTACCTGATCCAGAGTGGTCGCGTGCGCATCGCGGTTGACGATGCCGAAGGCCAGCAAATCGTTTTAGCTGAGCTGGCGCAGGGAGATTTCTTTGGCGAGATGTCGCTCATCGATGGCAAGCAACGCTCCGCCGATGCTCACGTGATTGAGGACGCGCAGTTGTCAGTCCTGTCCCGGGAGAATTTTCTGCGCTACATCAATACGCACCCGGGAGTCGCGCTTGAAATGCTCAGCGCCGTCTTCCAACGCCTGCGGCACACTGACCGGATGCTGCAGCAGCGCGTTTCGCGCAACGTCAACGAAGAACAGGCAAAGCGGATGACTCTGGCGGATCGCGCCGCGGATCTCCTCGCAGAGTTCGGCGGTAGCTGGAAATTCATCGGCGTCTCGTTGTTTCTGATTATCTTTTGGATCGCGCTGAATTCGTACTTTTTAATCCGCGGCTTCGACGCAAAGCCCTACGCCATGCTTAATCTGGTGCTGGCAGTGATTGCGGGTTTGCAGGCGCCCATCATCATGATGTCGCAGAACCGGCAAGGCTCGAAGGATCGCCTGCGCGCCGATTTGGACTATCAGGTAAATCTGAAGAACGAACTGGCGTTATCTGAAGTCCTGAGAAGGCTCGACGTGCTCGAGAGCGAGCGTCTGCCGCTTTTGTTCGCGGAACAAAATGAGCGGCTGGGTGAGGTTAAGACCGCTTCGGTAAAGTCTACTAATGCCGGTTAA
- a CDS encoding HAD family phosphatase has protein sequence MIQAILFDFNGVIINDERIHLRAYREVLAEHDVELKEEDYFQCLGMDDVAFTRAAFARVGREVDDETTRGIIDREHGLHRSIIEAEVPFAPGIVTFIKEAARKFQLGIVSMAELAEIEHVLGPANLLQHFSVIVTAQPGLNHKPAPDCYQRGLELLNAKRRTDRQLPLLPKECLVIEDAPPGVQAGRGAGMRTLGVTNTVAEPLLRAAGADVVTASLADWNTDAVKHVFDG, from the coding sequence ATGATCCAGGCAATCCTATTCGACTTTAACGGCGTGATCATCAATGACGAGCGCATTCATTTGCGCGCTTATCGCGAGGTGCTGGCGGAGCACGACGTCGAGCTCAAAGAGGAAGACTACTTTCAATGTCTCGGCATGGACGATGTCGCGTTCACTCGCGCGGCGTTCGCGCGCGTTGGTCGTGAAGTTGACGACGAGACGACGCGCGGCATCATTGATCGAGAGCACGGACTGCACCGTTCGATCATTGAAGCTGAAGTTCCTTTCGCTCCCGGTATTGTCACATTCATCAAAGAGGCCGCACGGAAGTTTCAGCTTGGGATCGTCAGCATGGCTGAGCTGGCTGAGATTGAACACGTGCTTGGCCCGGCGAATTTGCTTCAGCACTTTTCTGTCATCGTGACTGCTCAACCGGGTCTGAATCACAAGCCGGCGCCCGATTGCTATCAGCGCGGTCTTGAGTTGCTAAATGCGAAGCGCCGGACCGATAGGCAACTGCCGCTGCTGCCGAAGGAATGTCTGGTGATCGAAGATGCGCCGCCGGGAGTCCAAGCCGGGCGCGGGGCCGGGATGAGAACGCTGGGCGTGACAAACACAGTAGCCGAGCCGCTGCTGCGCGCGGCCGGCGCCGACGTCGTGACCGCGAGTCTTGCCGACTGGAACACTGATGCGGTGAAGCACGTCTTTGACGGTTAA